A region from the Desulfoglaeba alkanexedens ALDC genome encodes:
- a CDS encoding radical SAM protein codes for MVVSYIAIHHPEKCVQCGACIEIVACPGADKGICLGCGACVLACPNQALELVEQRRESEVTIEVDGRLAGVPARITVKEALAGLGYPVSSIPGEPGLFAPCMVGGCGSCAVEVDSEVRLACRTEVAEGMRIRTRLPEGYIPKRLVMGFNGHPAGGVGTPWQIKGKSSFIEVVCFTAGCNFRCPQCQNWLIAYRGKGDPLTPQEAARKLTQERKNLKLNRMTISGGECTLNRPWLVQFIRELKVLNPDPEAHFHVDTNGSLLTHDYIDELVEAGMTDIGIDLKALEISTFMRITGLTDQEQANKYKEIAWEAVSYIIHKYSGKVFLGVGIPYNKELNSIVEVSRIGERLGQIDPSIQVNVLNYSPEFRSRITPPSDKEMEAVGNALREVGLKTVLCQTARGIIGP; via the coding sequence ATGGTCGTGTCTTACATAGCGATTCATCACCCGGAAAAATGTGTCCAGTGTGGCGCCTGTATTGAAATAGTAGCCTGTCCTGGAGCAGATAAGGGAATCTGTCTTGGTTGTGGCGCCTGTGTTTTGGCCTGTCCCAACCAGGCTCTGGAATTGGTGGAGCAAAGAAGGGAAAGTGAGGTAACTATTGAGGTGGATGGCAGGTTAGCCGGCGTACCGGCTCGGATAACCGTAAAAGAAGCTTTAGCAGGACTTGGATACCCGGTTAGCAGTATTCCCGGAGAACCAGGGCTTTTTGCTCCTTGTATGGTTGGCGGTTGCGGGAGTTGTGCTGTAGAGGTTGATAGCGAGGTAAGATTGGCTTGCCGCACCGAGGTAGCAGAGGGGATGAGAATCAGAACTAGGCTTCCCGAGGGTTACATCCCAAAAAGGCTCGTGATGGGCTTTAATGGCCACCCTGCTGGCGGGGTGGGAACACCCTGGCAAATAAAAGGTAAAAGCTCTTTCATTGAGGTAGTCTGCTTCACCGCCGGATGCAATTTCAGGTGTCCACAATGCCAGAACTGGCTTATTGCCTACAGGGGAAAAGGTGACCCGCTGACCCCTCAAGAGGCAGCAAGGAAACTGACCCAGGAAAGGAAAAATCTCAAGCTAAACCGGATGACAATCTCTGGAGGCGAGTGTACCTTGAACCGACCCTGGCTGGTTCAATTTATTCGCGAACTCAAGGTACTTAACCCAGACCCGGAGGCTCACTTCCATGTGGACACCAACGGTTCGCTCCTCACCCACGATTACATAGACGAGTTGGTGGAGGCAGGGATGACGGATATAGGAATAGACCTGAAGGCTTTAGAAATAAGCACATTCATGAGAATAACCGGCTTGACGGATCAAGAGCAAGCCAATAAATACAAGGAGATTGCCTGGGAGGCAGTGAGCTATATAATCCATAAATATTCTGGAAAAGTATTTTTGGGTGTGGGCATTCCTTACAATAAGGAGTTGAACTCGATCGTTGAAGTTAGCCGGATAGGCGAAAGACTTGGCCAGATTGATCCCTCAATTCAGGTAAATGTTCTGAACTACAGCCCTGAATTCAGGAGCCGAATTACCCCTCCCTCGGATAAAGAAATGGAGGCAGTGGGCAATGCCTTGCGGGAGGTCGGACTTAAAACAGTACTTTGCCAGACTGCTCGTGGAATTATTGGTCCCTAA